The segment CGGTTTAGCCGGACCATACCCGGCGGCACTCAGCAGCGCTTTGGCCTGAGCGTTTAACTCCTGCTGACTGTGCTGTTGCAGATAGCTCTGCTGCGGGGTAAAACCTGCGGTGACATCCGGCGTGAAATGCCAGGCCGGTTTTTCACCGGTACCTAACACTTTTTCCGCGATGATGCGGCGATCGATAGTCCATGTCAGCGCTTTGCGCACCCGTACATCCGCCGTTGGGCCTTTTTCGGTGTTAAAGGCGTAATAGTAAGTGCCTAGCTGGTCCGGGGTATAGACCTGACCCGGCAGCTCCTTCTTCAACAACGCGTACATGTTTTTCGGGAAGGATTCGGTGATATCGATATCACCGGCACGGTAGCGTTTGGTGGCGCTTGATTCTTCATTGATGGGGATAAAGGTGACTTTAGTCAGCACCGAATGGGCGTCATCCCAATAATGCGGGTTGCGCACCAGCACAATTTTCTCGTTCACCACCCGCGACTGAAGCTGATAGGCACCATTGCCGACCAGCTTGCCCGGCGCCGTCCAGCCATCACCGGATTCGGCGATAACTTTTTCAGGCACCGGAAACAAAGCGGCATTGGCAACCATACTTGGGAACCAGGGGACCGGGCGTGACAATGTCACCTTCAGTCGATTGCCATCCAGTGCCGTCACCCCAAGTTTATCGGCACTCATCTGGCCTTTGGTGATGGCCTCGGCATTTTCGATACCACTCAGGGCCGCGAACCAGGCGGAGGGTGAGCTGTTTTTCGGATCAACCAGGCGCTGCCAGCTGTAAACAAAATCCTGGGCGGTGACCGGATCACCATTGGACCAGCGCGCATCTTTACGCAGGTTGAAAATCCAGGTTTTGTTGTCGTTACTGCTCCAGCTTTGCGCCACACCCGGCACGATATGACCTTGCGCATCCTGATTGGTCAGTCCTTCGAACAGGTCACGCATCACCTGGATTTCCGGCAGACCGACGGCTTTCATCGGGTCGAGCGAGGCGGGTTCATCTTTGATGTGGCGCACGATTTCCTGCACCGGGGCCAACTGCGCCCCGGATGGCACGGAAGCGGCCAACGCCGGTGTGATAGCACCGATAACCATTAAGGCAGCCAGGGTCTTGCGAAACGCTATTTTCATCACCACTCCTTTTACCCGAAAAAAGGCGGCTGCGAAAAAGGGAGGCGCCGCCAGCGACTTTTGGCACTTTATCGCAGATTGATGATTGATAAATAGCTATTTTCTGATGTGCTGTTTACCGTTATGTTGAGGCTGGAGCCACGGTCACACTTCGCGTCATGTCGGGAATTGTTGGCACATTAAAACACGCGCGATAAACCGCGCTGCTACGAGGAAGTTTGCTTATGTCGTCACTACACCCGCGCCCGTTGCGCGGCACGCTGGATGCTGTCTGGCAACAATATGGGCAATCGGTATTGGGTGCCCCGCTACTGTGGTTTCCTGCGCCAGCGGCAGACGCCGATAGCGGTTTGATCATTGCCGGTACCCACGGCGATGAGAACGCGGCGGTCGCCACCTTGTCCGGCGCCATGCGTACCCTGCCGGAATCCCTGCGCCGTCATCACGTTATTCTGGCAGTGAATCCTGACGGATGTCAGCTTGGGCTGCGCGCCAATGCACGCGGTGTCGATCTCAACCGTAATTTCCCGGCCGCCAACTGGCAAAGCGGTGACACCGTGTATCGCTGGAATAGCGTGGCGGATGAGCGCGATGTGGTGTTGTCGACTGGAGAGCATCCCTCTTCCGAACCGGAAACCCAGGCGTTGTGCCAGCTAATCCATCAACTTAAACCACGCTGGGTGGTGACCTGGCATGAACCGCTCGCCTGCATTGATGATCCCCATCACAGCGAGCTGGCGCAGTGGCTGTCGCAGCAAACCCAATTGCCGGTGGTGAGCAGCGTCGGTTATGCCACGCCAGGCTCCTTCGGTAGCTGGTGCGACGATATCGGCCTGTTGTGCATCACCGCCGAAATGCCACCGATTTCGGTGGACGAAGCCACCGAAGTCTATCTGGAAACCATGATCAATCTGCTACGCTGGCAGCCGCAGGCATAAGCACACCGTTGGCAAAGTGTAACGACGGTTCCACATCTGCGGCCAGCCAGGTGGGGCCGTCGAGATCGGCGAATTGCGCCAGCGGCGTCAGCGGTAAGGCCGCCCGAATTGCACGCGAGGTGCACAGCATACAGCCGAGCATAATAGCGAAGCCCTGCTGCCGCGCACTGACCGCCAACGCCAGCGCTTCCGTCAGGCCACCGGTTTTATCCAGTTTGATATTCACCATGTCATAACGCCCGCGCAGGGCTGCCAGGCTGTCACGCGTGTGGCAGCTTTCATCGGCGCAAATCGGCAGCGGGTGGATAAAATTCGCTAACGTGGCGTCATGCGCCGCGGGCAATGGTTGCTCCAGCATTGCTACCCCGAGGTCGGCCAGCAACTGGCAGCGCGCCGCCAGACCTTCTGCCTGCCACGATTCGTTAGCATCGACAATCAGCGTGGCCTCCGGCACCGCGCTGCGAATGGCGACCAGACGTTCGCTGATAAAGTTATTATCCAGCTTTATTTTCAAAAGCTGCGCACCATGTTGCCACAGCGCCAGCGCGCTACTGGCCATAGCGTCAGGGGTATCGATGCTGACGGTATGGGCGGTGACGATGCGCGATGCCAGAGTGACGCCACATAACTCAGCCAGGCTTTGCTGCTGTTGCTGGCGCTCCAGATCCCACAGGGCGCAATCAATCGCGTTACGTGCTGCGCCAGCCGGCAGCGCCTGCTGTAACGCCGCGCGCGTCATACCGTTCTGCAACGGCGTCAGCACTGAGGCAATCTGCGCCAGCACCGAGGCTTCACTTTCGCCATAGCGCGCGTAAGGCGTGGCCTCACCGATGCCACGAACGCCATTTTCTTCCATTTCCACCACCACCACCTGCGCCTCGGTGCGGCTACCACGCGAAATCACAAAAGGGGAATGCAGCGGCCA is part of the Pantoea phytobeneficialis genome and harbors:
- a CDS encoding peptide ABC transporter substrate-binding protein, with the protein product MKIAFRKTLAALMVIGAITPALAASVPSGAQLAPVQEIVRHIKDEPASLDPMKAVGLPEIQVMRDLFEGLTNQDAQGHIVPGVAQSWSSNDNKTWIFNLRKDARWSNGDPVTAQDFVYSWQRLVDPKNSSPSAWFAALSGIENAEAITKGQMSADKLGVTALDGNRLKVTLSRPVPWFPSMVANAALFPVPEKVIAESGDGWTAPGKLVGNGAYQLQSRVVNEKIVLVRNPHYWDDAHSVLTKVTFIPINEESSATKRYRAGDIDITESFPKNMYALLKKELPGQVYTPDQLGTYYYAFNTEKGPTADVRVRKALTWTIDRRIIAEKVLGTGEKPAWHFTPDVTAGFTPQQSYLQQHSQQELNAQAKALLSAAGYGPAKPLHLTLLYNTSESHQKIAIAVASMWKKNLGVDVTLQNQEWKTYIDSRNSGNFDVIRASWVGDYNEPSTFLSLLTSSHTGNIARFRNADYDAVMAKASNETSAQARNQDYNRAEQILAMQAPIAPIYQYTNGRLIKPWVKGYPITNPEDVAYSRELWIAKH
- the mpaA gene encoding murein tripeptide amidase MpaA, with product MSSLHPRPLRGTLDAVWQQYGQSVLGAPLLWFPAPAADADSGLIIAGTHGDENAAVATLSGAMRTLPESLRRHHVILAVNPDGCQLGLRANARGVDLNRNFPAANWQSGDTVYRWNSVADERDVVLSTGEHPSSEPETQALCQLIHQLKPRWVVTWHEPLACIDDPHHSELAQWLSQQTQLPVVSSVGYATPGSFGSWCDDIGLLCITAEMPPISVDEATEVYLETMINLLRWQPQA
- the ycjG gene encoding L-Ala-D/L-Glu epimerase, with amino-acid sequence MRKVKSYPEAWPLHSPFVISRGSRTEAQVVVVEMEENGVRGIGEATPYARYGESEASVLAQIASVLTPLQNGMTRAALQQALPAGAARNAIDCALWDLERQQQQQSLAELCGVTLASRIVTAHTVSIDTPDAMASSALALWQHGAQLLKIKLDNNFISERLVAIRSAVPEATLIVDANESWQAEGLAARCQLLADLGVAMLEQPLPAAHDATLANFIHPLPICADESCHTRDSLAALRGRYDMVNIKLDKTGGLTEALALAVSARQQGFAIMLGCMLCTSRAIRAALPLTPLAQFADLDGPTWLAADVEPSLHFANGVLMPAAASVAD